agaaaggcaAAGTCACTGGCCCAAGACCACCTAGCTTCTAAGTGGTATGGATTTGGGATTCAACCCCTGGCAGCCTGgctcgaagtgctgctttatgcCCTCTGCTCTGTTGCTCCTCTCACATACTCCCTTTATCCTCACAAAACCCTGTGAGGTGtgaccctggtcggttggctcagtggtagagtgtcagcctggtgtgtgtaagtcccaggttcgattcctggtcagggtacacagaagaagcacccatctgcttctccacccctccctctctcacctctctctctctctctctctcttcctctcctgcaaccatggctttattggagtgagttggccccgggcactaataatggctctatggcctctgcctctggtgctaagaagagctaggttgataagcaatgcccctgatgggcagagcatcgccccctagtgggtttgcccagtggatcctggtcagggtgtgtgAGGgtgtctgtttctgcctcccctcctctcactgaataaaaaaattaaattaaattaaaccctTTGAGGTGCTTCCACTACTCTCCCATTTACCAGAAGAGAAAACCAgggctcagagagatgaagtcACTTATCTTGGGTCACAACAGGGTAAGAGATAGAGGTGGACCCCAAACTCAGGCATGCTTTCTTCAAAAGCAGTGTGCTCAGCATCACTCATGCACACATGCGCGCACACATTACCTTCTTCAGCTATCAGGTCCAGCTGGACACACTCGGTCTCCCCAGTGGGGCACTGCATGTAGAAGGAGGAATTGCAGCGCCCCAGGTAGCTGTCAGCACATGTAGGACACAGGAACTTGCTCAGGCTGTGTGAGGCCGGCAGAGTCGCTGTGTAGGGAAAGGTGACTGTCAGCCAGGAGGAGTCTCAAGATGTCTCAGACCCCTCCATCCACTCACAGGCTCTACCACAGGGAAATGACTGTAATGGGCTTTCCCATGGAGCTGGGGTCAAGGTGCCTTAGGGCCACCTGATTGGGGAAACGGAGGTGACGTGACCCTACTACCTCTCTGCCTTCTTCAACCCAGGACAAACTCTCCTCTAgtcaccccaccaccacctcctcagCTATCCCTCTGACTGCTTCCTGGTGGCAGCATACCGAGAGGAGTGGGCTCCTGGCAGTTGCCTTGGCAACAGGTGGTGTTGACCCAGAAGCCAAAGCCAGTGCTGTAGGTCAGGGCAGAGATGGAGTTATCAAATTTGCAGTCCTTGGAAGCCACACAGGAACCATTTCTCCAGGCAACAGAGTAACCTTCCCCTAAGGCTGGAGAGGTTTGGGGGCAGAATTTTGAAGAAGAACAATCATAAGCCACCACTTAATTGAAACCCCAAATCCCTCCGGGGGTGTCGTTGTTGGTGTTCACTCTGCCTGAGATCATCTCTGATAAATGCAAAGCCTGTCATTGTTCAAGACGGTTCAGACAGCCTTCCTTCCCCTGCCTTCTCCCCTTAGGGTTCCAATGGGCAGGTAGCTGTAAATCTGCGATGTCCCCCTACCTGTCTTTGAGCACCTCATGCCTCAGCCAGGAACTTCTCTAGGACCCCAGAAATGCCCAGCCTGGTACACTATCCTTACTGTTCCTATTTATACAGCTGGGATTCCTATATATGCTATTCCTGTGCATTTTGGCATTCATACCAACTCTGGTGTTGGTTTAATTCCTCTTCCCATTTACAGAAATGTCCAGTTTTCCCTGCTATGGGGCAGATGGACAGGGGACTTCAGGGGAAGCCTGCCCAGAATGTTGCAGTGGATATCAGGATGGCTACACTGTATCTCCTAGCCCACGTGCTCTTTTGCAACATGACCTACCACTCCTGCATCCTGAGGCAGAATTTATTTCCTCACCCCCTTAAATCTGAGCTGGCCTGTGGCAGGCTCTGATCAATAGACTGTGACAGGAGTGACACTGTGCAGGTTCTGGGCTTAACTCTTAAGAAGTTGCTGGTTTCCACTTCTTCCCTCTTGGAAGCCGGCCTCCATCctatagggcagtggttctcaaaatgtgcgccagggcacactggtgcaccctaggagatttccaggtgcgccctatagtattccagagaactaaaaaaatgcaacagaaaaatgttttttgtttttgttttttacagagacagagagagagagagagagagagagagtcagagagagggatagatagggacagacagacaggaacggaggaagatgagaagcatcaatcattagtttttcgttgtgacaccttagttgtttgattgctttctcatatgtgccttgactgtgggccttcagcagaccgagtgaccccttgctagagccagcaaccttgggtccaagctggtgagctttgctcaaaccagatgagcctgcactcaagctggcgacctcggggtctcgaacctgggtcctccacatcccagtccaacgttctatccactgcaccaccgcctgatcaggcagaaaaatgttttttaatgtcagaataaatttaattttgtcatatttatttcatttaattaccataaaagcacacttggaatttatattttttctttaatatttgacttattataacatatttctcagaaatttgtatatagtgcacctacagttatttgtaggattttaaatgtgccccaacttcaaaaagtttgagaaccactgctataaggAATCTCAGCGAGGCTACAGACTAGCgatccagaaggtgagagcctgAATTGAACACTCCAGCCCCAGTTGAGCTCCCAGGCTAAATGCAGCCGCCTCTGTGACCTGCATTCACTTTCTGGAGCAGAAGAACTGCCCAGCTGAACCCAGTCCCCCCACGGAATGGTAGGAAATACCAAATCATTGTTTAAgccatgcctttttaaaaattcataatataaaatataccatCTTAAccctttttaaatgtacagttcagtagtgttaactaCATATATTCACATTGCTGTGAAACAgctctccagaactttttcattatgCAAAACTAAATCTCTTTACCTATCAAACAACAACGCCCCATTTCCCACTCCACCCCCAGCATTCTACTTACTTTTCCCATGGTTGTGAGTATTCTAGATCCTCACATAAGTGaactcatacagtatttgtccttttgtggttAAGTCActactttttaaagttatttttaatcacatttagcatacaatatcatattagtttcaggtatacaacatcaTAATTAGACACTTATATACCTTACGAAGTGATCGCCCTAGCaggtctagtacccatctgacaccatacgtaGTTACTACAATGTTAGTGActacattccctgtgctgtactttacatccctgtgacggttttaataactggcaatttgtacttcttaatctcatcacctttttcacccagctccccaaaTTCCCTTCCATATGAAGATCACCaatctatttttatatctatgagtttgtttctgttttgtttgtcaaGGCACTGTTATGAGTTGATTTATTATTCAGCAAGAAATAGCGAAACAAATCTGATTTTAAAGTCACATCCTCCCTTGCCACCAGCCTCTGTCCTCCACGGCCAGGAAAAGGCTACTCTGACTGCAGTGAAGGAGACGGACATGGGAGGGCAAGGAGTAAGCTGGCTGTGCCTCCAGCCCCTCTCTGCCTCACCCAGTCCTGTCCCCAGGGACACTTACCCAGGACGCCTGCCGTCTGAAGGCAGTACTTCCTATCTGCTGGGCAGGAGAAAGGGTCACAGCGGTCGTTGTCTGAGCAGATGAAACAGGTGGTGACCTTAGCCTTGGTGTGGGTCAAAGTTGCATGGAGACCTGGGGAGAGAAGAAAATCAGCTACTAGAGGacaacctttgtgtgtgtgtgagcacatagttgtgtgtgcacgtgtgtacaTTTCTGGGCACCTTGGTATGGGCCTGTGAGGATGCAACTACACCACACTTGTGCACTTCTGCCACAACGCAGTTGGTGGTGGTGCGTACCTACATTGAACTGTGTGTGTTCTGGAACTGTCTGCAGGAGGATAGGGATGTTTGTGTGCGCCTCCACAGGCCCCTGTGCGAATAGGTGTCTATGGGTATACCTGTGTGAAGAGAGCACCGCTTATGTGCATTGTATAaggttattgtgtgtgtgtgcgtgtgtgtgtttccgGCAATGCTTGGGGTGCTTGAATATATACACTGGTGTACAGATGTGAATGCTTGTGAAAGTTAGCATGCTTCAGTGTGTCTGTGGATATTCTGTGCTTTTATATGTTTGTACGTATCTCTTCCCCAGGCCACCTGTATGGATCTGACAAACCATGTGTCCCGACATGGATATGTCATATGTTCATAGGAACTGTATATGCAAAAATTTCATGGCCCACATTCCAGGTGTTAGTAATCCTGTTTTGCTCTTTTTCCTTTCCATATTGTAAAATTTGAGCtcccaaatcttttttttctttttttagtgatcATTAATTTAACTCATGGCTGAGTTTTGAAAAGTAAAACTCCTAGCAGCTGGTACTCTGAGTAAGCGGAGGGGAGAATGTGATTTCTTTGCCCGCAGATTCAGCAGAAAGATCTTCCCAACAGAACCACACTTGCTGCGAGGCTTCTGGCAACATGGCCACCTGAAGCTGAAGAAATGCTGCCCTCCCAGGCTTGAAGATGTCCTTTCTCGCCTCAGAAATGTCTGTAATTCTGTTCAAATGTCTCACTTAGGAAGTGGTTGCCCTGGTAAGTACTATCTCAGTTAGCACCTCTCCTTTCTGGAAGACAAAAATTATGGTCAGTGGTCTTTGTTAAGCCAAGAGGAGACTCGTGGCAAATCCGCCTTCTTTACaagcaagaaagagaagaaagaaaggaagagaccaTCAGCGTTCCTATTTAAACCGTGCTGAGAGCTCTAATCTCACACAACAGGATGTCGATGGTTAGAAATGCATACTCCTCTGTAGGTCTGTTTTGGGTCAGGATAAAAATGTGGACGTTTGTGGTCATGTGCCAATGAGATTTTCTGCTTCCGGGTGTGTCaggtggcgtgtgtgtgtgtgtgtgtgtgtgtgcgtgtgtgtgcttgTGAGTAATTACACTCCCTGGGAGCATGACAGTAGGAGAAGATACCCTGGGAGCATGCAGGACTGGGAAAGACAAGTGGGATCCAGGGGGGTAGAAAGTGTAGGGTCTGAGGAAGTCAAGGTTCAAAGCACCTGGCTGGGTGGGAAGAGCCTCGTAGTAGCATTCAGGCCAGGCCGTGAGATGAAATCCAGATGCTTCCGGGCCCAGGGTGGTATTCACTCGCAGGTCACATAACTCTGGTGTAGCACAGCCCTTCAGGATTTGGGGGTCTCCTGCAGAAACAGGTAGCAGCTGCAGGGGGCTCAGAGCCTGAGCTTCCCACCTTGGTGTCTTTCTCCGTCTCTCTTGGTAATCCTATCCTATTCACTGTCAAATAGTCCTGGTCATTTCTTACAACCTCTTGTCTGCTCATTTTTGTGATTCTAACattatttgttcaaatatatcattgtggttCTGTCCTGGAGCTGGTAATTACAATAGTTGGGTTACTCGTGGGTCCACATCTGTGGTTCATTGCTTCTGCTATCGCTCATGGTGGCTTGTTTCCTTGTGCAGTTCATGAGCTCTGATTGTGAGCTCATGTTTGGTTGGTTTTGAAAAGTCCTGGTGGCTTTTCTCTGGAGAGGACTTTCCTTGGCTTGTACTGAGAGCCAGCAAGCGTTACCAACCTGGGATCATTTAGCCTCCTTCCAAGGTCCCTGGGATATGGGTGTCTAAGGGTCAGCTGCACAACTTCACTGCTAACCTAAGAGCCCGGCACCCATACGCAGGATACTATCAGCGTTTCCTCTCCGGCCACCAGGCCTTTCCATGTTTGCTCACTGCTCTTGTTCCGATTGCTGTTAccggttttattttgtttggaacCCTTGGAAGTTTTCATAAGTTCCCCTAAACCCCCAAATGCATGGAGAAATATTTCTGTATAGCATCCAGTTTATCTGTAAACAGTGGCATACCAGGGAGGTGGGTAGTGGGAGCAGTCTGTCCTGGGAGCAGGTTAGAAGGAAGTGTATTGTCtgtaaagcatttaaaaagaataatatagctGACTAAAAGTCAATCTGCTTGTTATTATCACCATATGCTTGCATTTCAAAAAAATGGCAATGATAAAATAGTCTTCCCAGCCAGAGTGGACCACACCCGCCATCCCTGctcccccttcctgccctcccAGCATGCCACTGTTTGTAGCAAGAAGACACTTCAAAGGATCTAGTCCACCACGCTGTCAGGAGCAGAAGCTCAGGCCACTTCTCTCTGTCATTTTGTTGGCTTCATAGTTAGAGTATCCTCCGGTCCGTGGGGTTCTATTCTAAGTCTTTTGCTCAAAAAGCCTCTGCTTCAACCATTTCCAAACACATAGTGGGGATTTGAAAATACATCTGTGAACTCTTTGCAACATTAAGAGGTGAGGGTCTATGCCTCCTCCCTTGAAACCAGATGGACTTTTGTGACCATTTCAACCAATGAAGCATGGTAAAAGGGACAGGATGACAGCCTAGGCTGTCAAAGACCATGCAGCTGTCACTTCGTTTGCTGGAATACTTGCTCTTGAAGCCTGCAGTCACCATGTAAAGATGGTGGCAGCCGTGATGTAAGGAAGCCCAAGCTAACCAATGTGGAGGGACCACATGGAAAGGCCCCGAGTCTACGTGTGTGGCAGAGATACTCAACAAGGCCCTAGCTTCCCTCAGCCCTGCAGTTCCAGCTCCAGCCACCTTTTCACTGCAACCATATAGGACCTAGAAATGTCCAGTTGAGCCCTTAATAAATTCCCAACCCACAGAAACCATGACAGTTAGTAAAATGGTTGTCTTAAGCCACTGCATTTGCAAGTGATTTGTTAAATAGCGATAAATAACCAGAACATACATGCAAATGAACCTCAACACTTATTTGTGCAGCTAGAAGGGAGGCTTACCATGCAAGTGACCTACTAAAGGGAGCCCTTACCTCCACTCCATGTCCCTTTGAGGGTGACACACACAGTCTGGTATCCGGTGCAGTTCATGACCGAAAGGGAGTCACACGGGGCTGTCTTATTCCCAGAGCAGTAGTGACACTTCATGCCATTGTGCTGGGCTTCAGGCCCTTCCTCTGGTGGGAATGGGTATAGTCAGGATGGAATGGGGGCTAAGGGACATCCCGTCTCAGTCCCCCTTGCcccgctggccctttgttctcgCTGTTTCTATGAACCACAATCCAGAACATTTTCCTCCAAAGTGGGACCAGCCTGGTCACAGTCACCTCCTTCCAGCCCCTGAAAACTTATCCCAAGGAACAGTAAGCAGCGCCATGGGTGCAGCTGGCCCTACACTGCTCGCCGTCCTAAGCAAACCTTCATGCTGGATCCTAAGGGTCTTtttattcattccacaaacatttctggagcacctactgtgtaccaggccctgtgctagaGACACAGCACTAGCTACATAGACAAAAGCCTTCCCTTAAGGACCTCAGATCCAAAAGGGATTAAAACGTGATTCTGTTATTTTAGGTTTTAAGATACTGTGGAGTATACTCTCTGTGTGCAGAAGAGTGGGATTGTGGCTTCTGGCTTCTCCACTATCTGATTACTTTTCAGAACTTTCTTAGAGATTTGAATTATTTAAGAGAAAATTGTTCAAGCAGATTTTTCCTGAGTCAAAACTAAGtcaagcctgacctatggtggcgcagtggataaagctttgatctggaatgctgaggtcgccggttcaaaaccctgggcttgcctagtcaaggcacatatgggagttgatgcttcttgccactcccccttctctctctctctctctctctctctctctcccctctctaaaatgaataaataaaatatttttaaagtcaacaACTAGGTCAAGAAGCATTTTAATATgggtttatataaaaatattggcaAATACAGAAAAGCAGACTAAAGAAACCATAGCTATGAACTGTGCTGGCTAATATGAGGCCATTGTCCACATGCAGCTATTGAACACTTGAGATGTGGCTGGTTCCTTTAGCGATGTGCTGTGAGGGTAAGATATACCCTCACTTCAGAGGCTTAGTTTGAAcatatctcattaatactattcttttgattatattgttttttgtttgtttgtttgttttgttttttaggtgagaagaaggGGCTTAGTGAGGCACACTACTGCATGttcctcaaccgggatccacctggcaacccctgtctggagccaatgctcgagtaccaagctatttttagtgcctggggctgatgcactccaatggagctatcctcagcacccagggacactcaaaccaatcaagccactggcttcaggaagagggagagaagggggagaggtagggacagagaagcagatggtcgcttctcatgtgcaccctaaccaggaattgaactggggacatccacatgccaggccaactctctatccactgaaccaccagtcagggccaattatatacatgttgaaataatattttaggtatactacattaaataaaaaatattattaaaattaatttcacctgtttctctGTAACTTTTTAATGTGACTGGGAAAGCTTTCATTACATATATCACTAATGTATTTCAACTGGAGGGCAGTGCTGTCAGTCCTCCACCAAAAGACAGTTACTCAGAGTGTTTTGAGGTAGTCCTTTTGATCCTTCTTCACTCATAGGAGTTTTGTTCAATGCAGTTTTAGTCATAACTAACATGTTATATCCTGAGTAGCATAGCCACCTCTCAGTTTTGACTGGGCCGTTTCTTTGGTTGTGGCACACAGTGTAGGAGGAGAGACACCCCCAGGAGTTTGAAGAATGACCAGCAGCCCCGAGGGAGGAGCTGTCTCAGGTCTTCCCCTTACTACCCCAGCCAAATGCAAAtccttctttgaagaaattaacATGCCACAAAGTAATCTTTCTCACCACTCAGGGCCAGTGAGAAAGAGGCACTCCCTGTCAAGGTCAAGGTCAAGGTCGTGTATGTGCAGAGTCAGCGTGTTAGAGTGAGTGCCTCTTTCAATTGTGCACCATAGGTACCTTTCTGGCCTCACTCTACTTGGGCCTGAGACCACCCATAACACTTCTTGTTCTGTTTAACTTGCCTTCAGGGGAACCCTTCTCCTCAGGAGAAATAAGAGTCTAGGGCTTCTCTCTCACCCCCCAATGACTCAATAAGCACAGCTATAATTTATGAAATGCCACTTTGTGGTAGATGCACCTTTCTTGCAAACTTAGTTCACACCCATTTTCCAGATAAGAAAAGTGAGGTTCTCCTTGCTCCAACTAGCCAAGAAGAACTTGAAACCAAGGCCAAGTTCCCATGACACCCCACCTGGTTGTGTGACAAACCTGGCCTTGTAATCCTGCTGCAGTTGTTGTCACAACAGGCTGTGCTGACACTCAAGTCAGGGGCATAGGTCAGGGCGTAGACACCTTCTCGGCATTCCCCAGGGGCCACGCACGACCCATTCTTGATGAGAGTCCCATTTTCTGGGGACAGAGGTTGAACAGGGGAGGTTAGAGACCTTCAAGCCCTCCCAGACCTCTGCCCCCTCTGTAGCAATCCCCGGAGGTCAATCTGGGACTTCAGCTGGTGTTAAGACCACCGCTGCCCCCACCATAGTGGCATCGAGCTGAGCTCGGAGGTGACTTATCCAGGCCTCTCCCTCTGACCCCTGCCCACCCCTTTtatccatcctctcctcccagccctgtCCGGTCCCCACCCAGCTTCATCTGGCTGAACAAGCAGGAGTCCTGGGCAGGAGGACACATGATCTCTGTACAGTTTCCCAGCAAAGAGCAGGCTGGACACATCTTGGAGGTCCCTGTGTGGAGAGTGGTGTGATCAGACCCTGtgatgagaagggaagagaggaggaagaacacacacataaacacagttCTCAAGAACAGGACTAAGGGCTTGGGGCGGGGGTACGGTTGGGAGAAGATCAGGAACATTTTCCTGGAGGTGTGCGTAGGGTGGGTGAGTGAAACAGCGTGGGCGGAGGTCTGGAGGTGGGAACAGCATTGCGGAGCTGCTGGCCGTCTTCATCTAACCCACCAGTTCTCACTGTGCAACTCTCTCTCCAACAACGCCTCCCTCACAAGCCCAGAAGGGAACAGTTATGAGCGGAATTCCCCTTCTTAGGCTGGGCTGGGGAGAATCACCTCTTTGTAGTCACCCTTCTTCTTAACTTCCAAAGCGGCCCTGAGACTCTTCCGAGAAGCCGTGAGGCTCTAGGAAGCACAGTCTGAGAGCCGCTGCCCttgtctcctcccttcctcttggagaagaggaaactgaagccagaTGGACTTGAGTCTCCACACAGTGAGATCCCGGCTAGGTTCTAGGCTGTTTAACTCCCAATCCAGGCCAATGGTAGTAAATCTTGAACCAAAAGGGCAGATAGGCGGGCAaggtaaaagaataataataagctctggctggttagctcagtcggttaagagtatTGTCCCGAaagaaggttgtgggtttgatccccagtcagggcgcacatgggaaacaataaaaaatgcacgactaagtggaacaataaatgcttccctcccctctcccctctctctcccttcctctctctgtctctctgaataattaataaaaattaagccctggctgggtagttcagttggttgtaGCGTTatcccagagtgcagaggttgctggttcgactcgccagtcagggcacatataggagcagctcgatagtcttgtctctctctccctgactctctctcaaaaacaaacaaataataataataataataataataataattaataataattactccTGACTATCAATAAAAGTCCCCCTTCAGCCAGGCCTATATATGGCCTGATACTGTTCAAAGCTCTTAAAAACATCCTTAAATATATATCAAGTCAATGAATGACCCCAGCAACCCTCTGAGGCAGGGTCACTATCACCCTCATTTCATAAATGggaaactaaagcacagagagattaagtggcttgcccaaggtcacacagctaataagtgtcagaaccaggatttgaacccaggcagcacAGCTCTAAaatcatactttttttctttctttctttcttttttttgtattcctctgaagctggaaatggggagagacagccagacagactcccgcatgcgccctactgggatccacccagcacgcccaccaggggcgatgctctgccaagaccagagccactccagcgccaggggcagagtccaaggaggcatccccagcgcccaggccatccttgctccaatggagccccggctgcgggaggggaagagagagacagagaggaaggaggagggtggggtggagaagcctCGATTCCCACAGCTCTTGTGTTGGCGGGAGGGACCCCAACTATGCACCTACCTGCCGGGGCAGCCAGTGCCCCGAGGAGCACCAAAGCAGGCAGGAGCCGGAACATGATCCAGGCCGGAGAGGAGGAAGCAGGACGCAGGTGCTCTGGCCTTTTATTCAAGGTCCTTGGCTAGGGTGGCAGCCCATGAGGAGGGAGAGCAAATACTCTGGGGAGATAGCAGTCCCACCCACCTCCCTGGCCTACTGGGActcctggtgggggagggggctaaaGGAGCGTGgaagtggggaaactgagtcctAAGAGATATGTGGGAGAAGCCTCAGGCTACTCAGTGAAGCCAAAGAAAGAGGATGGgcatgttgttgttattattgctaCATATTATTCACAGGTTGCCTGGTCCTTCCAGAGAGATGGTAACTCACTGACTCCTTACAGCAGTCTTAAAGGCCATTATCCCAAGAGTGATATTCAAAACATTGGCCCATCAGTCAGTATCGGCCCATTAGCAAGTGTCAGCCAGGCCATGCGGCAGTAACAAGTCTGCCGGTTGCTAGAGAAGCATCCTGGTGGCCTCCATTCACTTGGGTTTCCCTTTCAGCTGCTGGAACATGGGGTGTCTGAAAGAGCCCAGGCATCTTCCAGGGAGTGTTCAGGGTCTTAGGCAGTGAATTTTCACAAACCAAA
The Saccopteryx bilineata isolate mSacBil1 chromosome 3, mSacBil1_pri_phased_curated, whole genome shotgun sequence DNA segment above includes these coding regions:
- the LOC136329337 gene encoding uncharacterized protein isoform X1 → MFRLLPALVLLGALAAPAGSDHTTLHTGTSKMCPACSLLGNCTEIMCPPAQDSCLFSQMKLENGTLIKNGSCVAPGECREGVYALTYAPDLSVSTACCDNNCSRITRPEEGPEAQHNGMKCHYCSGNKTAPCDSLSVMNCTGYQTVCVTLKGTWSGGDPQILKGCATPELCDLRVNTTLGPEASGFHLTAWPECYYEALPTQPGLHATLTHTKAKVTTCFICSDNDRCDPFSCPADRKYCLQTAGVLALGEGYSVAWRNGSCVASKDCKFDNSISALTYSTGFGFWVNTTCCQGNCQEPTPLATLPASHSLSKFLCPTCADSYLGRCNSSFYMQCPTGETECVQLDLIAEEGGRNVSVRGCGSRDLCSPAARTEWLRTLLGHRLAGSPDCSSSRRAVIDSTCHSGAAPGLRLALPARVAALVAALVTAALP
- the LOC136329337 gene encoding uncharacterized protein isoform X3; amino-acid sequence: MCPACSLLGNCTEIMCPPAQDSCLFSQMKLENGTLIKNGSCVAPGECREGVYALTYAPDLSVSTACCDNNCSRITRPEEGPEAQHNGMKCHYCSGNKTAPCDSLSVMNCTGYQTVCVTLKGTWSGGDPQILKGCATPELCDLRVNTTLGPEASGFHLTAWPECYYEALPTQPGLHATLTHTKAKVTTCFICSDNDRCDPFSCPADRKYCLQTAGVLALGEGYSVAWRNGSCVASKDCKFDNSISALTYSTGFGFWVNTTCCQGNCQEPTPLATLPASHSLSKFLCPTCADSYLGRCNSSFYMQCPTGETECVQLDLIAEEGGRNVSVRGCGSRDLCSPAARTEWLRTLLGHRLAGSPDCSSSRRAVIDSTCHSGAAPGLRLALPARVAALVAALVTAALP
- the LOC136329337 gene encoding uncharacterized protein isoform X2 gives rise to the protein MFRLLPALVLLGALAAPAGTSKMCPACSLLGNCTEIMCPPAQDSCLFSQMKLENGTLIKNGSCVAPGECREGVYALTYAPDLSVSTACCDNNCSRITRPEEGPEAQHNGMKCHYCSGNKTAPCDSLSVMNCTGYQTVCVTLKGTWSGGDPQILKGCATPELCDLRVNTTLGPEASGFHLTAWPECYYEALPTQPGLHATLTHTKAKVTTCFICSDNDRCDPFSCPADRKYCLQTAGVLALGEGYSVAWRNGSCVASKDCKFDNSISALTYSTGFGFWVNTTCCQGNCQEPTPLATLPASHSLSKFLCPTCADSYLGRCNSSFYMQCPTGETECVQLDLIAEEGGRNVSVRGCGSRDLCSPAARTEWLRTLLGHRLAGSPDCSSSRRAVIDSTCHSGAAPGLRLALPARVAALVAALVTAALP